In the genome of Blastocatellia bacterium, one region contains:
- the lpdA gene encoding dihydrolipoyl dehydrogenase encodes MSDNVNTTQVVVIGGGPGGYAAAFMAADLGLQTTLVDMELNPGGVCLYRGCIPSKALLHVAKVINESREAAHWGIEFAAPQIDVGKLRQWKTSVVEKLTGGLGQLSKQRKVKYIQGRATFVDSNTINIEKIKGGAEQLRYEHAILATGSRPATVPGLSLDSPRVMDSTSALDLEDVPKSLLVIGGGYIGLELGTVYAALGTAVSVVEMTAGLLPGADRDLVNILAKRVNAMCKAVMLNTKVTSINEADDGIHVKLEGEGIEQTEQVFDKVLISVGRKPNSGGLGLENTRVEVDGRGFVKVDAQRRTDDPAIFAIGDITGDPMLAHKASHEGRVAAEVIAGHKTAFEPAAIPAVVFTDPEIAWAGLTETEAKAQGRNVKVARFPWAASGRALTLDRTDGVTKLIIDPETERLLGVGICGPGAGELISEGVLAIEMAARAADVGLTIHPHPTLSETVMNAADVFFGNATDVYRPKRS; translated from the coding sequence ATGAGTGACAACGTGAACACGACGCAAGTGGTCGTCATCGGCGGCGGGCCGGGTGGGTATGCCGCCGCGTTTATGGCCGCCGACCTCGGATTGCAGACGACGCTGGTCGATATGGAATTGAACCCCGGCGGCGTCTGCCTCTATCGCGGCTGCATCCCCTCGAAAGCCCTGCTGCACGTCGCCAAGGTGATCAACGAGTCGCGCGAGGCGGCGCACTGGGGCATCGAGTTTGCCGCGCCGCAGATTGATGTCGGCAAGCTGCGCCAGTGGAAGACGAGCGTCGTCGAGAAGCTGACCGGCGGCCTCGGCCAGTTGAGCAAACAACGTAAGGTGAAATACATTCAGGGCCGCGCGACGTTCGTTGATTCCAACACAATCAATATCGAAAAGATCAAAGGCGGCGCCGAACAACTGCGCTACGAGCACGCGATACTCGCAACCGGCTCGCGGCCCGCAACCGTCCCCGGATTATCGCTCGACAGCCCGCGAGTGATGGATTCGACCAGCGCGCTCGATCTTGAAGACGTGCCGAAGAGCTTGCTGGTCATCGGCGGCGGCTACATCGGCCTTGAGCTGGGCACGGTCTACGCGGCGCTCGGCACCGCCGTGTCGGTCGTCGAAATGACCGCAGGGTTACTCCCCGGCGCTGACCGCGATCTCGTCAACATTCTGGCCAAGCGCGTCAACGCGATGTGCAAGGCGGTGATGCTCAACACCAAGGTGACAAGCATCAATGAAGCCGACGACGGCATTCACGTCAAACTGGAAGGCGAGGGCATCGAGCAGACCGAGCAGGTCTTCGACAAGGTGCTGATCTCCGTAGGCCGCAAGCCGAACTCCGGCGGGCTCGGGCTTGAAAACACCAGGGTCGAAGTGGACGGGCGCGGCTTCGTCAAAGTCGACGCGCAGCGGCGCACCGATGACCCGGCAATCTTTGCCATCGGCGACATCACGGGCGACCCGATGCTGGCGCACAAAGCCTCGCACGAAGGCCGCGTCGCCGCCGAAGTCATCGCCGGACACAAAACCGCCTTCGAGCCGGCGGCTATCCCGGCGGTCGTCTTCACCGACCCGGAGATCGCCTGGGCCGGGCTCACCGAAACCGAAGCCAAAGCGCAGGGCCGCAACGTCAAAGTCGCGCGCTTCCCGTGGGCGGCTTCGGGCCGCGCCTTGACGCTCGACCGCACGGATGGCGTCACCAAGCTGATCATCGATCCCGAAACCGAGCGCCTGCTGGGCGTCGGCATCTGCGGGCCGGGCGCTGGCGAGTTAATTTCAGAAGGGGTGCTGGCCATCGAGATGGCGGCGCGCGCCGCGGACGTTGGCTTGACGATTCACCCACACCCGACGCTGTCCGAGACAGTGATGAACGCGGCGGATGTCTTCTTCGGCAACGCCACGGATGTCTATCGTCCGAAGCGCAGTTAA
- a CDS encoding isoprenylcysteine carboxylmethyltransferase family protein — MKFALIDIFNDVLVGVVLFGAAGTLNWPRAWVLLSVMLVIRMLGTWSTLRVNPALLEDRARLPVRRGQPLSDRVLLPAFMLSYALVVAFDGFDVTRFRILGSPNPVVAGAGLALVVFGWGLVMVTMRTNAYATTVVRYQEDRGHEVVSTGVYGVVRHPMYAGLIAGIAGMGLWLGTNAGALATVVPASVLVARIVVEEGVLRAKLAGYDGYAGRVRYRLVPGLW, encoded by the coding sequence ATGAAATTCGCACTCATTGACATCTTCAACGACGTGCTCGTCGGCGTCGTGCTGTTCGGGGCTGCGGGGACCCTCAACTGGCCGCGCGCCTGGGTGCTGCTGAGCGTTATGCTCGTCATTCGGATGCTTGGGACATGGAGCACCCTGCGTGTCAATCCCGCGCTTCTCGAAGATCGCGCCCGCCTACCCGTTCGTCGCGGGCAGCCGCTGTCGGATAGAGTGTTGTTGCCGGCCTTCATGCTGTCGTACGCCCTGGTCGTCGCCTTCGATGGCTTCGACGTGACGAGGTTTCGCATCCTCGGCTCGCCGAACCCCGTCGTCGCCGGCGCGGGGCTCGCGCTCGTCGTGTTCGGGTGGGGTCTCGTGATGGTCACGATGCGAACGAACGCGTATGCGACGACGGTTGTGCGCTACCAGGAAGACCGCGGGCACGAGGTCGTGAGTACGGGTGTATATGGGGTCGTGCGCCATCCGATGTATGCCGGTCTTATTGCGGGGATCGCCGGCATGGGGTTGTGGCTCGGGACGAATGCCGGGGCATTGGCGACCGTCGTTCCGGCCAGTGTCCTCGTCGCTCGCATTGTCGTTGAGGAAGGCGTCCTGCGGGCTAAGCTCGCAGGCTACGATGGGTACGCGGGGCGGGTGCGCTACCGGCTCGTGCCCGGGCTCTGGTAG
- a CDS encoding glycosyltransferase family 39 protein — protein sequence MNLQRRIFTLRRWLAPCLNTRAPMSRRARLTISLLLFALAFIVRSLHAVDLQSVIYTADQPFAGLTIGYDQRAVNIVEGGGLLGPYGQPWQTQWLSEAPGYAIYLSAIYRTAGRNFFAVQLLQNVLTALGPVLLFWIAGAVFGWRVGTVAGFLAAVSHHLAHISNFILPDALCALPLLAAFYVLLRAQQWRRTYLAFALAGVLCGLAAWLRPQPMLLGPFLVLMLTLIGRPWRKTAQRALITAAVALLVIAPITVRNYLVYHEFLPISIGAGLNLWEGIADYSGDRFGAVAKDDEVARQEAELYNEPRYGGSWTTPDGIHRDRDRVRKSLTVIKQHPFWYAGVMLARCKEMINYTAHAPLIFRRDQLSQPATAAPVRPEWQELAAQSPRLPVGKPLSWLRPVARAAERVTKETMLVMILLGALLGFVVAWRRAMFLAILPLYYFIFQSAVHTEFRYTLPMQYFLFVFAALAWVVLGAGFGRVASKWIGKGRRLISQSRPH from the coding sequence TTGAATCTGCAACGCCGAATCTTTACCCTGCGCCGCTGGCTCGCGCCGTGCCTCAACACCCGCGCGCCGATGAGCCGGCGGGCGCGGCTGACGATCAGCCTTCTACTCTTCGCCCTTGCCTTCATTGTGCGCTCACTGCATGCGGTCGATCTGCAATCGGTGATCTACACCGCCGATCAGCCGTTCGCCGGTCTGACCATCGGCTACGACCAGCGAGCCGTGAACATTGTCGAAGGCGGCGGGCTGCTGGGGCCTTACGGCCAGCCCTGGCAGACGCAATGGCTGTCGGAAGCGCCGGGCTATGCCATCTATCTGAGCGCCATCTATCGGACAGCGGGGCGCAACTTCTTCGCCGTACAGTTGCTACAGAACGTGCTGACGGCGCTTGGGCCGGTCTTGCTCTTCTGGATTGCCGGGGCGGTGTTCGGCTGGCGCGTCGGCACGGTCGCGGGGTTCCTTGCGGCGGTCTCGCATCATCTGGCGCACATTTCGAATTTCATCTTGCCCGATGCGCTGTGCGCGCTGCCGCTGCTGGCCGCTTTTTATGTCTTACTGCGAGCCCAGCAATGGCGGCGCACTTATCTGGCCTTCGCGCTGGCTGGCGTGTTATGCGGGCTGGCGGCGTGGCTGCGGCCTCAGCCCATGCTGCTCGGCCCGTTTCTTGTTTTGATGTTGACGCTCATCGGCAGGCCGTGGCGCAAGACCGCACAACGCGCATTGATTACGGCGGCAGTCGCGTTGCTGGTGATCGCGCCGATCACGGTCAGGAATTATCTGGTCTATCATGAGTTCCTGCCGATCAGCATCGGCGCCGGCTTAAATTTATGGGAAGGCATTGCCGATTATAGCGGCGACCGTTTCGGCGCGGTGGCTAAAGACGACGAAGTGGCGAGGCAGGAAGCCGAGTTGTATAACGAGCCGCGCTATGGCGGAAGCTGGACGACGCCTGACGGCATCCATCGTGACCGCGACCGCGTCCGCAAGAGCCTGACCGTCATCAAGCAACATCCGTTCTGGTATGCCGGCGTGATGCTCGCCCGTTGTAAAGAGATGATCAACTACACGGCGCATGCGCCGCTGATTTTTCGGCGCGATCAACTGAGCCAGCCGGCGACGGCCGCGCCGGTCAGACCTGAGTGGCAAGAGCTGGCGGCGCAATCGCCGCGCCTGCCTGTGGGCAAGCCGCTCTCCTGGCTGCGGCCCGTGGCGCGCGCCGCCGAGCGAGTGACGAAAGAGACCATGCTGGTGATGATTCTGCTTGGCGCGCTGCTCGGTTTCGTGGTCGCGTGGCGGCGGGCGATGTTCCTCGCCATCCTGCCGCTTTACTATTTCATCTTTCAATCAGCCGTGCATACAGAGTTCCGCTACACCCTGCCGATGCAGTATTTTCTCTTCGTCTTTGCGGCGCTGGCGTGGGTCGTGCTGGGCGCGGGCTTCGGCCGCGTGGCATCGAAATGGATAGGCAAAGGCCGCCGCCTGATTAGTCAATCCCGCCCTCACTGA
- a CDS encoding serine/threonine protein kinase, which produces MPELRLENSIVDDRYYVARLLGRGSYAEVFVAYDQLHQEEPVIIKALNVALQGTADAELEQTLVENFQNEAVALDKVRHPNIIRRLGHGTAADLEGTAFHYLVLEYMPGGDLLGLCRHQALALDVALPYFQQVCEALAYAHSRQVIHRDLKPQNLLLSADKKIIKIADFGVAKMTLDGADEVTRVGTNVYAPPEHHPDAPGGLRERLTPAADIYSLAKTVYTVLTGRAPRRFARQPISELPAGLLAEEWGKGLLALLERATQDRAADRYQTVQAFWEEFARLKLGEAVVAEGADEATIVRRRLSGTSTVERAASQPRFQSITTGAREAQPAQKARTVLNIPLPQKPPVAPPAGNGSGLESARAAADAPPRSPYATVRDHAARAGVVEAAEVKPQGGLRTRRMNESPTAERSFFDTLQAVIRSDWLRRAFVVLLIAALIGLASSIYHYYAEKPLTGAFESTKDGVIDGAINVNLRSEPGGVILATLPLNSRVRLLEEHGNWVRVRVLNWAGGMPSGAPDSGWVNRQFVKTD; this is translated from the coding sequence GTGCCGGAACTGAGACTCGAAAACAGCATCGTTGATGACCGCTACTATGTGGCGCGACTGCTCGGGCGCGGCAGCTATGCCGAGGTCTTTGTTGCCTACGACCAGTTGCACCAGGAAGAGCCGGTGATCATCAAGGCGCTCAACGTCGCGCTGCAAGGCACGGCTGACGCCGAGCTTGAACAGACGCTCGTCGAGAACTTTCAGAACGAGGCCGTCGCGTTAGACAAAGTCCGCCACCCGAACATCATCCGCCGCCTCGGTCACGGCACCGCGGCTGACCTTGAAGGCACGGCCTTTCATTACCTGGTGCTCGAATACATGCCCGGCGGCGACCTGCTCGGCCTCTGCCGCCATCAGGCGCTGGCGCTCGACGTGGCGCTGCCCTACTTTCAACAGGTCTGCGAGGCGCTCGCCTATGCCCACAGCCGGCAGGTGATTCACCGCGACTTGAAGCCGCAGAACCTGTTGCTCTCGGCGGACAAGAAAATCATCAAGATCGCCGACTTCGGCGTCGCCAAGATGACCCTCGACGGCGCTGACGAAGTGACGCGCGTCGGCACCAACGTCTACGCGCCGCCCGAACATCACCCCGACGCGCCGGGCGGCTTGCGCGAGCGATTGACGCCCGCCGCCGATATTTATTCGCTGGCCAAGACGGTCTACACCGTGCTGACAGGCCGCGCGCCGCGCCGCTTCGCGCGCCAGCCCATCAGCGAATTGCCCGCCGGCTTGTTGGCCGAAGAATGGGGCAAGGGGCTGCTCGCGCTTCTCGAACGGGCGACGCAGGATCGCGCCGCCGACCGTTACCAGACGGTGCAAGCGTTCTGGGAAGAGTTCGCGCGGCTCAAGCTCGGCGAAGCCGTCGTCGCCGAAGGCGCAGACGAAGCGACCATCGTGCGCCGCCGCTTGAGCGGCACCAGCACCGTCGAGCGCGCCGCCTCGCAGCCGCGCTTTCAATCGATCACCACAGGCGCGCGCGAGGCGCAGCCGGCCCAGAAAGCCCGCACGGTTCTAAACATCCCGCTGCCGCAAAAGCCGCCGGTCGCGCCGCCCGCGGGCAATGGCTCGGGTCTCGAATCGGCGCGGGCCGCGGCGGACGCCCCGCCCCGCTCGCCTTACGCCACGGTCAGAGATCATGCGGCGCGGGCCGGCGTTGTCGAAGCGGCAGAGGTCAAGCCGCAGGGTGGCTTACGGACGCGGCGCATGAACGAGAGCCCGACTGCCGAGCGCAGCTTCTTCGACACCCTGCAAGCGGTCATTCGCTCGGACTGGCTGCGCCGCGCCTTCGTCGTGCTGCTGATCGCGGCGCTGATCGGGCTGGCCTCATCGATCTATCATTACTATGCCGAGAAGCCATTGACCGGCGCCTTTGAAAGCACGAAAGACGGGGTCATTGATGGGGCGATTAACGTCAACCTGCGCAGCGAGCCGGGCGGCGTGATACTGGCGACCTTGCCGCTCAACTCGCGCGTGCGGCTGTTGGAAGAACATGGCAACTGGGTGCGTGTGCGCGTCTTGAACTGGGCGGGTGGGATGCCCTCTGGCGCTCCCGACAGCGGTTGGGTCAACAGACAGTTTGTTAAAACGGATTGA
- a CDS encoding cytidine deaminase, translating to MELTRQDYDLIQEAKRTADRLHLEGVHEVAAALRTASGQIFTGIHIEADVGNVGICGEVAAICCMVSGGCRDIAVIVAVTSDGRGNYKLLVPCGRCREIISDFSLEAEAIVGTLERPYKMKITELLPLKPYS from the coding sequence ATGGAACTTACAAGACAGGATTACGATTTGATTCAGGAAGCGAAACGCACAGCCGATAGATTGCACCTTGAGGGCGTCCATGAGGTCGCGGCCGCCCTACGAACGGCTTCGGGGCAAATCTTCACAGGCATCCACATAGAAGCCGATGTCGGTAACGTCGGCATTTGCGGCGAGGTGGCGGCCATCTGCTGCATGGTGAGCGGCGGCTGCCGGGATATCGCCGTGATCGTCGCCGTCACGAGCGACGGCAGAGGCAACTACAAATTGCTTGTTCCTTGCGGCAGGTGCAGGGAGATAATCAGCGACTTTAGCTTGGAAGCGGAGGCTATAGTCGGCACGCTAGAACGGCCGTACAAGATGAAGATAACGGAGTTGCTGCCGCTCAAACCGTACTCGTAG
- a CDS encoding class I SAM-dependent methyltransferase, which translates to MAQATGNIQPSPEVLFEALAAYQRTAALKAAIELDLFTAIAEGATTADALAEKCKASARGLRILCDYLVIGGFLTKEENQYALTLDSSVFLDRRSPAYMGSAVNFLAAPPLVEAFSHVTESVRKGGTVISAEGSMEPEHPMWVDFARAMAPLMAMPAEGIAQLLDADAGEPWKVLDVAAGHGVFGIALARHNPNAEIYALDWASVLAVAEENAAAAGVSDRHHKIPGSAFEVEFGEGYDIVLLTNFLHHFDPATNEQLLRKVQAALKPGGRAVTLEFVPNPDRVTPPTSAAFSMVMLATTAHGDAYTFAELDEMFRNAGFASSEMHALPASFQQVIVSVK; encoded by the coding sequence ATGGCACAAGCTACTGGAAATATCCAACCATCCCCGGAAGTGTTGTTTGAAGCGCTGGCGGCGTATCAACGCACCGCCGCATTGAAAGCCGCCATCGAGCTTGATCTGTTCACCGCTATCGCCGAAGGCGCGACGACGGCTGACGCGCTGGCCGAAAAATGCAAGGCTTCGGCGCGCGGCCTGCGCATTCTTTGTGACTATCTGGTTATCGGCGGGTTCCTCACCAAAGAAGAGAATCAATACGCCCTGACGCTCGACTCGTCGGTTTTTCTTGATCGTCGCTCGCCGGCTTACATGGGCTCGGCGGTGAACTTTCTCGCCGCGCCGCCACTGGTCGAAGCCTTCAGCCATGTGACCGAGTCCGTGCGCAAAGGCGGCACCGTAATCAGCGCCGAAGGCTCGATGGAGCCGGAGCATCCGATGTGGGTAGACTTCGCGCGGGCGATGGCACCGCTGATGGCCATGCCCGCCGAAGGGATCGCGCAGTTGCTCGACGCCGATGCCGGCGAGCCGTGGAAAGTGCTCGACGTTGCCGCGGGCCACGGCGTCTTCGGCATCGCGCTGGCCCGGCATAATCCGAACGCCGAAATCTATGCCCTCGATTGGGCGAGCGTCCTGGCCGTCGCGGAAGAGAATGCCGCCGCCGCCGGCGTCAGTGATCGGCACCACAAAATTCCCGGCAGCGCCTTTGAAGTCGAATTCGGCGAAGGCTACGACATCGTTTTACTGACCAACTTCCTGCATCACTTCGACCCGGCGACGAATGAGCAGTTGCTGCGCAAGGTTCAGGCGGCGCTGAAACCCGGCGGGCGGGCGGTCACGCTGGAATTTGTGCCGAACCCCGACCGCGTCACGCCGCCGACCTCGGCGGCCTTCAGTATGGTCATGCTGGCGACGACGGCACACGGCGACGCTTACACCTTCGCCGAATTGGACGAGATGTTCCGCAACGCCGGCTTCGCGTCGAGCGAGATGCACGCTTTGCCGGCGAGCTTCCAGCAGGTGATCGTTTCGGTGAAGTAA
- a CDS encoding FhaA domain-containing protein, producing MKWFESLRKWIDGEEDFDEQGEPRPRSKWDDFLVALAREIEEVMRREMFTPPGGPTYVPREYIVFLSTADDADWQGEKREGLERGLFHVLSERAKELAGENEFQTKTLIVELRVDPSLDSGKFRVQHVWDAEAEKTMVSPRKRAEPAPSPSSAQTVAEQPDEEATIVRPRQPVTPSFSVLVRRNAPNADTSPPDIRPFYKDEIAIGRGSRQVAVDLRLEGDLEVSRQHAQITKNGDGQFTVTCKGANSIMVNDEKEVFTNESAAVQPGDKIAICSYELVIQ from the coding sequence ATGAAATGGTTTGAGAGCTTGCGCAAATGGATCGATGGTGAAGAAGACTTTGACGAGCAGGGCGAGCCGCGCCCGCGCTCGAAGTGGGATGACTTTCTGGTCGCGTTGGCGCGCGAGATCGAAGAGGTCATGCGGCGCGAGATGTTCACGCCGCCGGGCGGGCCGACTTATGTGCCGCGCGAATATATCGTCTTTCTAAGCACCGCCGACGATGCCGACTGGCAGGGCGAAAAGCGCGAGGGGCTGGAGCGCGGCCTGTTTCATGTGCTGTCGGAGCGCGCCAAAGAGCTAGCCGGCGAGAACGAGTTTCAAACCAAGACGCTGATCGTCGAACTGCGCGTCGACCCGTCGCTCGATTCCGGCAAATTCCGCGTCCAGCATGTCTGGGACGCCGAAGCCGAAAAGACCATGGTGTCGCCGCGCAAGCGTGCCGAGCCGGCACCGTCGCCGTCGTCGGCGCAGACGGTCGCCGAACAGCCCGACGAAGAGGCGACCATCGTGCGCCCGCGCCAGCCGGTGACGCCGAGCTTTTCAGTGCTGGTGCGCCGCAACGCGCCGAATGCCGACACCTCGCCGCCCGACATCCGCCCATTTTACAAAGACGAGATTGCCATCGGTCGCGGCTCGCGTCAGGTGGCGGTCGATCTCAGGCTCGAAGGCGATCTCGAAGTCAGCCGCCAGCATGCGCAGATCACCAAGAACGGCGATGGCCAGTTCACCGTCACCTGCAAAGGCGCCAACTCGATCATGGTGAATGACGAGAAGGAAGTCTTCACCAACGAGAGCGCCGCGGTGCAGCCCGGCGACAAGATCGCGATTTGCAGTTACGAGCTGGTGATTCAGTGA
- a CDS encoding protein phosphatase 2C domain-containing protein gives MELKAGFVCDRGLNPKRPVNQDRYLALAERGLFAVFDGVGGQRAGEVASETAAETIEESLAHSSATSSAELIRRAIQFANRDIFEMAESDPAYKTMATTVALLHIDGDRATIAHVGDSRVYRLEEGRFFRETIDHTDYHDDLRAGLAAGSQAGRRNVINRALGVEAEVEVEIKTLHLRDGARFLLCSDGVYRHLSDEEMAHVLAQFKDPQQAANELKRLVHERGADDNLTAIVVQVGRAKQSVVLAIEDPLAAPRAAQGLKAQVAEAQRGGGRGKRIEVNFGKSSRPPTVFDERQLERRAVSDSPLPVERRSGSRWLLWSLVVLLLIGGAFYGGLRASEWKGLRTSEPPQSNDPMKTGRAAFDQANYAAAAAQFATAVERDAQNPEAQYWLGRAQLESGEYPKAAASFENALTRRPTLFDAYTQAAQAYELAGDRLKAAQMLQRGAEERRKAASPVRPENANAPR, from the coding sequence ATGGAGTTGAAAGCTGGATTCGTTTGTGACCGCGGCTTGAACCCGAAACGCCCGGTCAATCAGGATCGTTACCTGGCGCTCGCCGAGCGCGGGCTGTTTGCCGTCTTTGACGGCGTCGGCGGCCAGCGCGCCGGCGAAGTCGCCAGCGAAACTGCCGCCGAAACCATCGAAGAATCGCTCGCCCACAGCAGCGCCACCTCGTCCGCCGAGCTGATTCGCCGCGCCATCCAGTTCGCCAACCGCGACATCTTCGAGATGGCCGAAAGCGACCCGGCTTACAAAACCATGGCGACCACCGTGGCGCTGTTGCACATCGATGGCGACCGCGCCACCATCGCTCACGTCGGCGACAGCCGCGTCTATCGCCTCGAAGAAGGCCGCTTCTTCCGCGAAACCATCGACCATACGGATTACCACGACGACTTGCGCGCAGGGCTGGCCGCCGGCTCGCAAGCCGGTCGCCGCAACGTCATCAACCGGGCGCTCGGCGTCGAGGCCGAAGTCGAAGTCGAGATCAAGACCCTGCACCTGCGCGACGGCGCGCGCTTCTTGCTCTGTAGCGACGGCGTCTATCGCCACCTCTCCGACGAAGAGATGGCGCACGTCTTGGCGCAGTTCAAAGACCCGCAGCAGGCGGCAAACGAGCTGAAGCGTCTGGTTCACGAGCGCGGCGCCGATGACAACCTGACGGCCATCGTCGTGCAGGTTGGCCGCGCCAAACAGAGCGTCGTGCTGGCCATCGAAGACCCGCTTGCCGCGCCGCGCGCCGCTCAGGGGCTGAAAGCTCAGGTCGCCGAGGCACAGCGCGGCGGCGGGCGCGGCAAGCGCATCGAAGTCAATTTCGGCAAGTCGTCGCGCCCACCCACGGTCTTTGACGAGCGGCAGCTAGAGCGTCGCGCCGTTAGCGACTCGCCCTTGCCCGTCGAGCGGCGCTCGGGGTCGCGCTGGCTGCTCTGGTCGCTGGTGGTTTTACTGCTCATCGGCGGGGCGTTTTACGGCGGCCTACGGGCATCAGAGTGGAAGGGGCTGCGAACGTCTGAGCCGCCTCAGTCAAATGACCCGATGAAGACGGGCCGCGCCGCCTTCGATCAGGCGAACTACGCGGCGGCGGCGGCGCAGTTTGCCACGGCCGTCGAGCGCGACGCGCAGAATCCGGAGGCTCAGTACTGGCTGGGCCGCGCGCAGTTGGAATCGGGCGAATACCCGAAGGCTGCGGCGAGCTTTGAAAATGCGTTGACGCGCCGCCCGACGCTGTTTGATGCATACACGCAGGCGGCGCAAGCGTATGAACTGGCGGGCGACCGATTGAAGGCCGCGCAAATGCTTCAGCGCGGCGCCGAAGAACGGCGCAAGGCGGCATCGCCCGTGAGACCCGAAAACGCCAACGCGCCGCGTTGA
- a CDS encoding HD domain-containing protein, with the protein MSFTRMDEGKIEDWKGIAQAVNQRQATMPQIIKAMLAQLEAQVDGFAVNQLVHGLQTATRAERDGASEEMIVAALCHDIGKVISVENHPAIGAEILKPYVTPETYQIVRTHQDFQGRHYYALMGKDPEARRQYESEPWYAKACQFTDEWDQTAFDPAYETLPLAHFEPMIERVFAAPRGQQAQGA; encoded by the coding sequence ATGTCGTTTACCAGAATGGATGAAGGAAAGATCGAAGACTGGAAGGGGATCGCGCAGGCCGTCAACCAGCGACAGGCAACCATGCCGCAAATCATCAAGGCGATGCTCGCGCAACTGGAGGCGCAGGTAGACGGCTTCGCCGTCAATCAGCTCGTCCACGGCTTGCAGACGGCGACGCGCGCCGAGCGCGATGGCGCCAGCGAAGAGATGATCGTCGCGGCGCTCTGCCACGACATCGGCAAAGTCATATCGGTCGAAAACCACCCGGCCATCGGCGCAGAGATTTTGAAGCCTTACGTGACGCCCGAGACCTACCAGATCGTTCGCACGCACCAGGATTTTCAGGGCCGGCACTATTACGCGCTCATGGGCAAAGACCCCGAAGCGCGCCGTCAGTACGAAAGCGAGCCGTGGTACGCGAAGGCTTGCCAGTTCACCGACGAGTGGGACCAGACGGCCTTCGACCCGGCTTATGAGACGCTGCCGCTGGCGCATTTCGAGCCGATGATCGAGCGCGTTTTTGCCGCCCCGCGTGGCCAGCAGGCGCAGGGCGCGTAA